The window tttttaaattctaaatctCCTTGTCCAGAATCCTTGGAAAGTCTTTTGACTGCTACCTCTTGTCCATTGGAAAGAGTACCCTGAAAATATTACATTTCAAACACCGCGAATTTCTCTTGCATTTATGCTTCTCAATGGATATCCTTCAATTAAGTATTACCTTGTAAACAGAACCAAATCCACCTTGTCCAAGCTTATTTTCCTCAGAAAAGTTATCTGTTGCAGCTCTAATAGTACCGAAGTCGAATTGCAAGGATTCTGCTGTTATTATTTCATCCACAGCTtcacaaaacaaacaagttaACACACTTGCATACGACATTCAACGCATTTCTTAAGCATTTTTTGTCCGTAGGAACTTTGCtttgttaaatttcaaatataattttttaaagaagtaTGTTCAATGTTCAAGTAGAATACGATTAGTCTCAGTTTAATCCAAGAGAGAGTTTTGTTGAATTGCTGCTTGAATTGATGAAATGGCTTAGGTTAGATTGGCGGTGTGTTATTATAGCCTTGTTATATGGGATAAAATTCCATTGCAtgttctaaataataataaaatgtgattatattaaaagaattccTTAACTAAGAAAGTAATAACCTAATTGCTAGTATAAATAGATTATGATAGTGGCTACTTTAGAGGtgcttttaatattaattatgagTAGTAGAACCATAAATCTTGATGGAAATTAAGGACAGGTCAAAAGATGTGATTGTTTCTAGTATGGATACCTGGAAATTCTTTGATGCACAAAGTGATGTTTTTGAGAGGCTTAATAGTTGCGTGGTGAGAGATTCCTTGCATGTAGTCAGATTTTAGGTAGCGAGGTATTTGTGTGAGAGATTGATTAGTGGCCATAATTcctatttttatacaaaaagttttttacaataaattgtcaaactacaataaattttattttctattatttttggatttagcGGATTTCGTCCCAACATAAATTTCAAGCATTTGAAGATacaataatttatgattttggaCAAAGAATTTGATGTAATTAGGCCTAAGATAACAAGTGATTTTGGACAGTTAGGTGTGGATCTTCCACAACTAGATGAAACTATGCCCTAGACAGGCAGTCAGGTGTAGATCTGTCACAACTAGATGAGAATCTACTCCAAATAGATTACATGGATGacttaacaaatatatttacgGACCCGTGGGATAGGTCAAAGCCTAAGAGGAGGTCTGATTATACCAGATCAGAATAACGGCTAAAAAAGGCtatgacttttgatccgatcgttcgatcgcgcttaaatttttacatgagtttttGAATGTCATTTTCCCTACCGTCGAATCTTTAGATATCAAAAATCTCATCGAGACCCTTTAGTTTTGGTAgattttgtgtttttcctttttatttttggatttctcattctatgtttctttttgttgtaatttcgaatttttgttttcttcctagTTAAGGTAGGGTTTCTGGCCTATTTAAGGCTATGTAAACCTCCTAAAGAGGCAAACTTCATTATCattagtttaataaaattttgaatttgggGCTCACGTCTGTATGTATTTTTGCccattaaaatattatgttttctttgtttcattgTTGTCCTTAGCTTCTACCTTTattagttggtatcagagcccaaTAATCCTAGGTTTATTGTGTTGTGTGCTGCAATCCTGTGGAAGAGGATTTGTTTGTTGTTGTGTGCACTAACAAACCATAATGGGAAATGGTTGTGGAGCAGGGCATAGCCAAGAAAGGGATGAGGAGCCAAGACATGGTTGTGTCCAGGAGGTCATATCATTGAAGACATATAAAGGCGCGCAGATCAATGAATTAATCTGTAGGCTAAAGAAGAGGGACCTACAAGATCAGAAGCAGCGTGACTAGGACTAGGAGAGTGACCTAGGGTCCTTAGCCATTACTGAAAATTAGAGGCGAATTCAAAAGAGATAACCCTTTAAGTGAGAAGAGAACATATCTGGGGATTTTGGCTTTCATGTCAAAATTCCTGAGTTTTCAATTACTGGTGGAAGAATTCATAGACCGGATGAAAAAGATTGAGaggatttttttagtataagaaAGTGTGTGAACAGAAACTAGTTAAATTGATTGTAATTAGATTAAAGGGCAAGTCATCTGTATGGTAGGAGTAATTGATGAACAGACAAGAGAGATAAAGAAAGGCTAGAAGCTAGGACAAGATGAAAAATAAGATGAGAGAACACTTTCTTCCTTTGTCTACTTCCAAACTCTATATAAGAGGCTCCACATGCTGAAACAATGAGGTAAATTTGTCAATGACTACACTAGTGAGTTCTACCAACTAGTTTCCATGAATGATCTGTAGAAACAAAAGAGCATCTAGTGGCAAGATATCTTAGTGGTTTACGTCAGTCTATTCAGGATGTACCGTGTCTTTAGGCCTTGTGGATGGTTTTATAAGCATATCAAAAAGCTCTAATGGTGGAGAAGCAGCAAGCTACTAGGacttttagcaaaaaaaaatagggatgaACAGAATAATAAAGGACATAGTAGTGATCCAAGGCAAACCACAAACCAGACTTTGCTGAATCAAGAAAATCAACGGCAATAGGGCAAGGTTTTGGCTTTAGATTTTGCTGTTTTAGATGTGGTGAGGTGAGACATCAGATTAATGAGTGTAGAAAACCAAAGAGTCATCTAGGAAAGAATATGCTAGTGCAGTAAGAGCCCATGAATTTCACTAATAATGATGATTCATATAACAATATGGATGTTTTTCTTGTAGATGGCAATACAACCCTTATAATCAGAAATAGTTTTTTGACTTCCAAGGGTAATTCAGATAAGGATTGGAGGCATAGTATTATCTTCCACTCTACATGCACTGTTAAAGACAAAGTTTGCAGTTTGATCATAGATAGTGGGAGCTGCGAGAATATGGTCTTTGTGAATGCAGTGAGGAAACTTTAGCTAACGACTGAATTCACCCTAAACCTTACAAATTGACATGGTTGAATAGAGATACCGGGGTAATTGGGGATAAACGctgctttgtttctttttccatGGGTAAAAAATGCTTTGATAGTGTTTGGTGTGATATGGTATCAATAGATGATTGTCATATTTTATTAGGTAGGCCGTGGCAGTTTGATAGGAGTATTGTTCATGATGGAAAAAAGAATACTTATACCCTTAGCATTAAAGGGAAGCATATAGTTTTGGCACTTGTGAGAGAGAAGATGGAAACGAAGGCTGATGGTGGAAGAACTTGTTGTCTTCATCATAATTTATGGAGGAAATAAGGAGTGAGCGAGTGTTATTTGCCCTAATACTTAGGAGTACAATGAGGGAGGAGGAAGATTAGGATGACTGTCCCGAGGATGCATGGGTTGTGTTGGaagaattttcaaatttaatgccAAATGAGTTGCCCTAAGATTTACCTCCCATGAGAGAGATACAACACCAAATTGACTCAATGTCAGGTTCTAGCCTGCCAAATAAAACAACTTATAGACTTAGCCCTAAAGAAGCCGAATAATTACAGAGACGGGTAGTGGAGTTACTGGAAAAAGGTTATATCTAGGAAAGTATGAATCCTTAAGTAATGCCCACCCTTTTAGTCCCTAAAAAGGATGGGTCATGGCATATGTGTGTAAATAGTTGGGCCATTAACTATATTACAGTAAAATACAGGTACCTTATACCATATCTAGATGACATTTTAGACTAGGTATTCTCCAAGATTGATATCAAAAGTGGACATCATCATAACATAATCAAACTAGGGGATTAATGGAAGACAATTCAAAACTCACCATGAGTTATATGAGTGGATGATCTTGCCATTTGGATTGTCTAATGCTCCAAGCACATACATGAGGTTAATCCATCAGGTATTGAGGTCATTTATGGGCAGATTTATTATGCTCTATTTCGATTAAATCCTAATTTATAGTCCCACTCCGAAGTCTTATTTGGAGCACCTACGAGTTGTTTTCAATAATTTGAGGGAGGAAAAATTGCATGTCAACTAAAAGAAATGTAAGTTCTTCACTGATACTGTTTCTTTTTTAGGCTTTATTGTATCTGTTAATGGTATTCAGGCTGATCAAAGTAAGATGTCTGTGATTTTTGAGTGGTTGACATCAAAAAAACATTCATGATGTTCGGAGTTTTCATggccttgtattttttttatagaagatcTATCACAAACTTCAATTCCCTTATCACATTCATTATTGAGTGCCTAAACGGATGTAGTTTTCAGTGGATAGATGGGGCTGAAACCAGTTTTCAACTAGTGAAGCAGAAGATGACTGAAGCTCCATTTTTGGCATTACCAAACTTTAAAAAGCTATTTGAAGTAAATTATGATACTTTTAGGGTAGGCATTGAGGGAGTTCTTAATCAGGATAGGTGTCTCATTGCCTTCTTTAGTGAGAAACTATCCAGCTTAAATAAGAACTATTCCATATATGATCTAGAGTTTTACGTTATTGTTTATATTCTAAAGCATTGAAGGCATTACCTTATGCAGACggagtttattttaattactggTCACGAAGCTCTGAAGTATATAAATGGGCAGTATAAGCTAAGTCGTCGACATGCAAAATGGATGTTGTTTTTGCAAGAGTTCACTTTTTCATTAAAACACCAATCACGCAGCCTAAGTAAGTTCTTAAAGATGGCCCATTTTATAGCCTGCTGAAAGACCATGGATGTATCTCGGGTAGCCCAACTTTACTTTAGTGAGATGGTTCCTTTGCATGGCATTCCCAAGTCCATCACTTTGGATAGAGATGTCAAATTCATGAGTAATTTTTGGAAGAGTTCGTGGGGAAGGATGGGAACTCAATTGAACTTTAACAGTGCTTACCACCCTTAGACAGATGGGCAGACAGGGGTCATTAATCATAGCCTCAGCAACTTACTACAAAGCCTGGTTGGAGATAAGCCAAAGTATTAGGATATAGCATTGTCATAGGCGAAGTTTTCTTATAATAGGTCTCGTAATCAGACAACCCAACTGAGTCCCTTTGAGATTGTTTATGGACAAAATCCTTCTGAAATATTAGAGCTAATTCTTGTTCCTCGCATCGGATGATTAAGCATCCAAGCTACTGATATGGCAAATTACTTGCATGGCATTCATGAGtagtgttgctacccaatttttgacccatattttgataaattttcaaataaaaaataaataataataataataataataataataagggtttacatgtggcgtTACCATAGAGCATCAGGGttaaagaagcaatatgtcaaggaaataattactgaatcatatataattactgcaataccatagatatatgatttgattcgtgctggttatggaaaataatcactgcaataaaaaatactatatatataggatttgttggtgttagttatagaagacaatctctacaataattattgcaatatttccttaaataaaatgtgtagagattttctatataagtgaaCATCCAGCCATATGCCGAGGAGGAGGAAAATTTACAGAGGACAaatttttaaagagagaaatttagggcaaacacaaaaaaccctaaatctaatttttttctcctggCCTAAACCAAGTCGTCGCCCccatctttctaatttttttcctctctaagCCAGCCACCAGCGAGAGCCCATTTATTTCTCCATCTCAGCCACTGCACCCCCACAGATACCCGACCACAGCACCAACAGTCCCTTCTCCCCGAGTCCAGCCTTTTCCCTtcgttttcttcttcccctcagcCGACCAAAGAACACACCAGCCCCTCTGCCTTTCCATCTCTTCTTCATCCTCTCATCTTCAAGTCTAAGCCAGCCACCAGCGGCTCCCCCAGCTTTGGAGATTTTGGTCACAGAACCCCCAAGCCTCCAACAGCCTTTCCCTCTCATCAACAACCCACCATTTTCCTCTTCAGCCAACCGACCTTCCCTCTCTGTCAACACAGCCCCCAGAAACGGCTCTCCCGCAATCTTCCTCCTCACTGGCTATTTCCTCTGCAACAGCGTTGCAATAGCAACACCAAAAATTAACATGACAGCACTGCAAGCTTTAGCAGCTTCAGCCTCTGCACTGTAACCTTCAGCAACAGCGTTGTGACCAGTCTCGCCTCTGCACCAGCAGCTGGTCCTAGTCGCCTTCCTTGCCATATCTCTTCCCCATCGCCCTAGCAGTAGCCGTGTTTTCTTCTCTGCACCGGGTGCAAGAAGCAGCAGGGCCATAGGTTGCTCCTCCAGCAGCATCCTTCTTTTCCCTGCAGAAATTGCACTGTTCGTAGCAACACTGAAGGGCCACCATTGAGACAATCATCTTTCAGCCAGCAAACCTGTCTCCACTGGGAATAGCGAGCAGGGGCGTCCTTCATGAGCAGCGCCCAGTCGTCTCCCTCCACTTCGCCTCCAGCCGTTGCCTCGCAGGTAAGTCTCTCTTTCACTGGTTTTTgctaaattaattaccttgccACTGTAGCATGCATATGCATGCAACAGTGGCAGAACCGGTTACTGGTGTGAGCCAGTAACCGGGTTGAGCCTTGCTAAATCCCGTCAAGCCCACAATTAATTGTCATTAACTGTgatgcttgtgtttttttttttaataaaaaatatatgaaaaatgtttttttttgtgttgcatacggccaataccctaacatgttttgaatgtttttttatataaaaaaaatatattggaagttttgaaaatgtgtttttgcatggatttcttaaacacaacaaaaaaattgttttcttgcatttctggattttacaacatgtttgtaaaactccaaagggtattggccaatattcaaaaaaatataaaaatcttattttggggggaattaatctattattcaccgttaatgtttggataaagaaaccccaaagggatgaatatccaaaatattattgggaataacttgttattattcaccgttaatgtttggataaagaaaccccaaagggatgaatatccaaaatattattgggaataacttgttattattcaccgttaatgtttggataaagaaaccccaaagggatgaatatccaaaatattattgggaataatttgttattattcgctgttaatgtttggataaagaaacccaaagtggttaatatccaaaatatttttctaggaataataagtcattacacatccttgaaagaagccttgattgtaatcgtggacatttcaattttttttttttactccgcAGTTTACGAGCCGTaagagtatgaaatactaagggaaaaatgagcttttaaagcacatggaatctccttggatttctatcttaataaatttagtttgaatcaaacctaggaaaattgatgggattagaaaacaccaacaccatagcaattataagacaaaccaaattaacaccaagcagcttaccttaggtagggcgtactaggggtgctaataccttccctttacgcaaccagtcccttgccttagaatctctgaaagaccagtgaggtttcctagtgaccataatactaggtggcgactccctttatccacaatcaaaacaaaagaccccgaaaccaatcgaggatcgccgcgacgtcgcgacccgctcgcgagggtgcgacaagtAGGTCAAGCAAACTATCGATGACAACAATGCCATATATATAAAGCCCTAGCCTATACTCATAGTAAAAGAGTGGTGTTTGAGGTTGGTGATTTGGTATAGGCAGTCCTTACACGTGACAGGTTTTTAGTGGGTGAGTATAACAATTTGAAGGAAAAGAAGATACATCTTTATAAGGTGTTATAGAAGATAAATGACAATTCTTACAGGATTCACCTTCCTCATCATATAAGTTCTTATGATGTCTTCAATGTCTAGCACTTGACTTCTTATTTAGGGGAGGAATAGAACTTGATGAAAAGGTCAAGGACCAACTAGATGAGGATTTGCCTTAGAAAGTGATGTAGTTAAGCCTGCGATAACAAGTGATTCTGGGTAGTCATGTATGAATATGCCACAACTAGATGTGGATCTGCCGTAGAAAGATTATATGGATAACCTATCAGATGCATTTATAGACTAATGGGATAGGTCAAGGACCAATAGGAGGTGTGGTCATGTCAGACCAGAATAACAtcttaaaagggccataacttttgatccgatcattggatcatactcaaatttttacaatagCTTCTAAACTTATTTTTGTTACAGTGGCTAATATGTCTCTATGTGGACCGTCAGATCTTTAGATATTGAAAATCTCACAAAGGCCCTCTGGTTTTGACaggtttttgtgattttcctttttattttcatatttcttgttttatgcttctttcctttataatttcagagtttttttttttaatttcctagtTGAGATATGGTTTTTGATTTTAGGCTTTGTAAATCtcctaaaaaacaaacttcaTTGTCATTATTTTAGAGAGACTAAACTTGTGAATTTAAGGCTCACGTCTACAATTTTATTTGGCcattaaaatattatgtgttctttgtttaattgttatcttTAGCTTCCGCTTGCATAAGAAATGATATGAAAGCCTTGTATGGAAAAGAACCGACAACATGTAACATTTTACTTACTTTGTACTGCTTCCTTTGGCTTCtggatttttaaaaagatgcaGATGCAAAAAATAAGTATTACAACGCCTATTGGAACAACTATGATAATGGTAGTTCGTGCTTTGTTGCTCTTCTTTCCTGCACAAATTAACCAGTGCAGCCGtattaaataaaagtaagtTGACTgctaaattttaattagaaaaatagtaGAGAAAATTAAACTGATGACCCCAACTACGAACTTAAGACAGAAGGGGAAGAATTGGTTGACATTATTCAATCTTATTTTACTGCTCTTGCCAAACAAGTGACAACTTGTCGAGTATTCAACTGAAAATAGACATGAAAAAtagttatatttaaatataaattaatgttttttaaactgTAACCAATTCTGGAAGGAGGCTAATTCAGAGCTgcacaattagaccacttgtaGAATGGAATCCAtgtaaattaacaatatttcaGGGCATACCGTCtgctggtggaggaggaggcgcTGATGGTGCTTTTGGTGATGGCGGTGTTGGAGACTGTAGTGTGGCAGGAGTATCTCCAAAGAAAGGGTAGACTTCAAACCTGATATTGCAGCTTGGTGTTATAATTATGGCTCCTTGTTTTCCACCACAACATACTGCAATCTCCCGAAAAGCCCCAGCGAGGCAATAATCACATTGCTGCTTAGATAAATCAGGCGTGCATTGAACAAGTCCATATAACGTACCAAATCCGGCTATTAATTCAGTTCCTGTAGCAAACTTTCGAAGAGAGTTCCCTGATGCAGCTGTGCTTCTAAGTCTTCTTACTAATGTTAAAAGAACCTGATTGAACTGATCCACATCTGTGACACTGTCCCTGTTGTTAAAGTGGGATAGTGGACGGTCTTCCATGACACCAAATATGGATCTGTTTGAGTATCGTAACATGCAGGTAATATAAACTACCATTGCCTCTTTCTGGTTAGGACAAACCTGTAAGATCTTACCCGCAGTTATTCCAATACAACTTCGACATTCGTTTACATCAACATCTCCTCTGCAAAGTGCGATTGCATTTACTTGTTCAGGACCAGTTTGGCCAACAGATGTATTGTAAAATCCTTGATCGATTTGGGTATTGGAATCCAGGGAAGACAGGAGACTCCTGAGGTTTCTATGGAAATTGCTGTTGGTAGTGTAGTTACCTACATCATTTTGACAGCTATAAGACAAGAAGACCTGAGGTTGAGCTATGGTTAGAGAAACTAGGTGCACAATGAAGTAACCAAATGACAACAACTTTGTTTGTCTTAAAAAATCCATGGGCACCATTGCTCTCTCTTCCTCAAGACACTAAATTAGATTTGTAGTGGATGGAGAGCTGATGAATTCATTAAACAAGGAAAGACAATCATGCATTTTACACTCGTCAATTAACAGTGTTGAGACTGGGATGGACTGGAAAAGTCAGGTCGTCCATGAGTCTATGATCAAGTAGAAGCAAATGAGTCAACGATCACATCACATTGTGAGTTAATTGATTTAGTTCCTTTTGTctagtaaaaataattaattaatccttatatttttataaccTATATGTTTCAACGATGTGTTTAAAATTTGTTCATAGCTCACTCCTTTCGTCAATTCcatgttgtttttcaattaagttagtacatatcatttttataaaatttgttcatatcatttttatttcgaatataatatcaaatatgtgAATAAAACTTACAGCACTTATTTGGATTTCATTATAACAATGACAAGAACAATATATTCAAAATGAAGAATGAAACTTTTAATTCATAATTCATCAGATTACATCTTGAGCATTGAGATCtgtagcttcttctttttttctttctaatttgtaCAGAAAAAAGATGAAGTGGGTATATGGTATACCACTTTTCTTGAGCACCGATATGATGACTGATAAAGAAATATATCTCTAACAACCAAATTAAAAGCAGCATTTATTCTCTTTAACGTACAGTTTTTTAAACCTTGGAGTTGACCTTAAAAGTATTTTAGTTGGCTCATAAATTTGGctcctatatatttttgatcAACAGGTTCAGATTTAATGctgtatttaaaaaactaagattGCATGTGAAATTACTGTGGCCCCTGTTAGTAATCACAGTGGATCACAGTATAATTTctagttggtttttttctttgggtttttatattttgatcatcaattttttaaaaaaatttgatcattttatgtTGTTCTAGTTTGTGAGTGgtcttggtgattttttttatgtctacaTAGGGAGATCTCACAAAGtctagaaaatattttgttgttcaatttagcaagataaaatttaatttcaatggtttaaaataatttgaggtTTGGAGATCTAATTTGaatctttaacaaatattcaacCCTTTTTTAAGGTTAGTGATACAAACTCCGTagatataaaaatttagaaatctataGTCAAATTGACCATTttcaaaaaagataaatttagacTTGAGTTTGACACAACGATAAACCGCACTGAGGTATTAAAACTATAAGTAACCAACCATCACCCAATGTCTATAATCGAGACGAGAATGAGAAGTATAGAAGATGCCACAAaacttagttaatttttttataagtcaaGAGTGGTTCCATGAGGAACTAAGAGTAAACTCTCACATACAAGTTTTGTTTATGAATAATTAATCCATgtcttattaattttaaaaaacctaaatacaaaCTAAATAACTCTATTTATACTCGGTAAaatatcctaaataaaatagaaaaaaagagttctaaataaaatagaaaaatgaatcCTAAATCAAGTAAGAAACAAATATAACTCCCACACAATAACTTCTAGACTTTATCGCAAGACATTCTCAATAtatgattgatttgaaaatttaactcAATATAAAACAAGACCTCTGAATATTTCTAGTAAAATCTAATAATAATCCAacgatcaaattgaaaataatactTGTCAGggtaaaacaatatattataaaaattaaacataatttgtgtaagtagaaaaataaattgagctAGGAAGTCTTATAGGAAATAAACCCAAATATCTTGAATTAACTCATTAAATGCCTCTTTAGCTTTCTTAGCTCTTTTACCTTATAATAGGTCCAATTAGCACATGTAATGTATCCTTTGATATGTTGTTTGGATTTAAGAAAAACTTTTGATACTTGCCAAACAAACAATATCTTGTTGATCTACAGATATTTAGGTTTAAGGGGTAATTGAAACTAAAAGAAATGTGATGGATTGAAGTTATCGGGGAGGTATGACTTGGATGGCGTGTGCAGTGCGTGAGAAAACTCACATTTCCTTAATTAAAACTCCACATTAcacaaaattaatcaaatccaATTCTCCCAAATTTTTAATCTTAGGTTAACCATGTGACAAACAATGAACCcatgtttttgtttcaattttattccattTACATCAACTTCCTTTATTATCAACAGTACAATTTCATCCTAAATTCTATTTGTTCAATTAACATTCCCAAATCAAGGTTTCAAAATTCTAATCCACATTTTTCAAAGCATACCCTCCAACATGTAAATCATGCACCCAACTAAAACTCTATCCCAGTTACAATTTATTAAGCCTTCACATTAATTCTTTAACACTCAATATcgtaaaattaaaacaagtatTCATCTCCCTCAGCTACCTCCTATAGCCAGCCACAATGCAAGCAAAATaaccattatatttttttttccaatttttcttttgaaaatcctTATTATCTCTTATTTCATGCCAATTTAATCACAAAAACATGCATTCTAACTCAAAACAAACATGAAAGCACCAATGAAtataagaacaaaacaaaaaaaattaaatcttaagtagtgaagagagagagagcattgTCTTCTAGCGGAGAGAGTGTCTTCATTTGTAGTCCACATCAAAATTCTATTTTCTTAAGCATTGTACATCAAAGCCCCAAATGACCATAACTAACTCAATTCATCAATTAATGGTTGAACAAAACAATGAACAATGAAAAgccaagctttttttttccactttggTCCTCAAATATTTGGggcctttttttcttattttattttttttttcatatttatccttaaaaattatgtttactGGGTATGGatcttaatttataatttatttcgatttgctttctataaatttattcagGTCTCATAACTTGGATCGTGAATTTTATGAGTTGGCCGTGTTGACTCGGGTCATTTGTttggtctatttttttattattgtttttcaatttcatctctcagCATTATGTTGATTGAGAATCATATTCTATGATCTTTTTTAAATCACTTTCTATGGAATTATCACAGTCTTCTAACTCaggtttggtaggttaactcgagttgacttatgtcattttttattatttttttaatagtttcttttcattttaatccttcaaaactaggttgattgagaattggtaattttttatttactttataaatGGTTATCACAGTCTTATGACCTGGGTTGTGGGTTAGGCTAgttgacttgaaattttttatctttttttagttgattctttTTTAGCTTCATCAATCAATATTAGCCTGAttaagaattagacttcataatttattttagtttgcatTCAACGAGGTTATCCTAGTCTTATAACCTAAGTCACGAGTTTGGTTGACTCATGTGGTTTTTTATGtcctctttttaattaatttttttatttcatccttcaacattgagttaattgagaattgagtttcataattcgttttgatttgttttctatag of the Populus nigra chromosome 7, ddPopNigr1.1, whole genome shotgun sequence genome contains:
- the LOC133699709 gene encoding cysteine-rich receptor-like protein kinase 10 isoform X1; this encodes MVPMDFLRQTKLLSFGYFIVHLVSLTIAQPQVFLSYSCQNDVGNYTTNSNFHRNLRSLLSSLDSNTQIDQGFYNTSVGQTGPEQVNAIALCRGDVDVNECRSCIGITAGKILQVCPNQKEAMVVYITCMLRYSNRSIFGVMEDRPLSHFNNRDSVTDVDQFNQVLLTLVRRLRSTAASGNSLRKFATGTELIAGFGTLYGLVQCTPDLSKQQCDYCLAGAFREIAVCCGGKQGAIIITPSCNIRFEVYPFFGDTPATLQSPTPPSPKAPSAPPPPPADGKKSNKARTTIIIVVPIGVVILIFCICIFLKIQKPKEAVQTVDEIITAESLQFDFGTIRAATDNFSEENKLGQGGFGSVYKGTLSNGQEVAVKRLSKDSGQGDLEFKNEVVLVAKLQHRNLVRLQGFCLQGIERLLIYEFVPNASLDHFIFNQVRREQLDWETRYKIIGGIARGLLYLHEDSRLRIIHRDLKASNILLDADMNPRISDFGMARLFVMDETQGNTSRIVGTYGYMAPEYAMHGRFSVKSDVFSFGVLILEIVSGQKNKCFRNGETVEDLLSYAWRNWREGTGLNVIDPALSTGSRTEMTRCIHIGLLCVQENIADRPTMASIVLMLSSYSLTLPVPSQPAFFMNSSTYQSDISSSMDYNSRVTHSSEAKTALIVSK
- the LOC133699709 gene encoding cysteine-rich receptor-like protein kinase 10 isoform X2, whose amino-acid sequence is MVPMDFLRQTKLLSFGYFIVHLVSLTIAQPQVFLSYSCQNDVGNYTTNSNFHRNLRSLLSSLDSNTQIDQGFYNTSVGQTGPEQVNAIALCRGDVDVNECRSCIGITAGKILQVCPNQKEAMVVYITCMLRYSNRSIFGVMEDRPLSHFNNRDSVTDVDQFNQVLLTLVRRLRSTAASGNSLRKFATGTELIAGFVCCGGKQGAIIITPSCNIRFEVYPFFGDTPATLQSPTPPSPKAPSAPPPPPADGKKSNKARTTIIIVVPIGVVILIFCICIFLKIQKPKEAVQTVDEIITAESLQFDFGTIRAATDNFSEENKLGQGGFGSVYKGTLSNGQEVAVKRLSKDSGQGDLEFKNEVVLVAKLQHRNLVRLQGFCLQGIERLLIYEFVPNASLDHFIFNQVRREQLDWETRYKIIGGIARGLLYLHEDSRLRIIHRDLKASNILLDADMNPRISDFGMARLFVMDETQGNTSRIVGTYGYMAPEYAMHGRFSVKSDVFSFGVLILEIVSGQKNKCFRNGETVEDLLSYAWRNWREGTGLNVIDPALSTGSRTEMTRCIHIGLLCVQENIADRPTMASIVLMLSSYSLTLPVPSQPAFFMNSSTYQSDISSSMDYNSRVTHSSEAKTALIVSK